The following is a genomic window from Niabella soli DSM 19437.
TTTATTAAGGAACAGATGCTGAGCGATAAGATGCGCAGCAAAGTGGTAAATGATGTGCACATTACGCCAACAGAGGTAAAAGCCTATTTTGATAAAATACCAAAAGATAGTCTCCCTTTTCTGGAATCGGAATTGGAGGTAGGACAGATTGTACTATTGCCATCCGCTTCTAAAGACGTGGAGGATTATATTTACAATGAAATGCTGGGCTATAAAAAGCAGATCGAATCCGGCGCTGTTACTTTTGATGCGCTGGCAAAACGGGTATCGGAAGACCGGGTTACTGCAGAACGGGGTGGTGCAATTGAAGTAAACCGTTCCGATAAATCTACCTGGGATCCCGTCTTCCTGTCAACGGCCTTTCGATTGAAAACAGGGGAAATCTCAGTTCCTGTAAAATCGAACCGTTTTGGGTATTTCCTGATCCAACAGGTTAGCCGCCGGGGTGATATTGCAAAGTTAAAAATGATCCTGCGTATTCCGCCGGTTACGGATAATGAACTGGCTGTTGCCCGCAAAAAACTGGATAGTGTTCGAGCAGAGGTTGATGAAAAGAAGATCAGCTTCAAAGATGCTGCGTATAAATATAGTGATGACGAGAATGTAAAAAATTACGGCCCCTTTATTCTGAATAAAGACGGTTCTACTTATGTTACCATTGATGCGCTGGATAAGGATATGGTTACTACCATCAAGGATATGAAAGTGGGGGATATCTCCAAACCGGTTACTTTTACTAATGACCAGGGAAAGAAGGGCGTTCGTTTGGTTTATCTTAAATCAAAAACCGCACCGCACCGCCTCAACCTGGTAGACGATTACTCCAAGATCTCGGATCTGGCGCTGGAGCAAAAAAAGGGGGAAGTATTGGATAAATGGCTTACAAAAAAGATCCCTACCTTTTATATTTTGGTTGATAAACAGGCTACCCAGGAATGCCCCAACCTGAGCAAATACGAAACCAGCGATAAAGGGTTTTAGATAAAGAATTAATAAAGAGCATATTACGGCCTGCACGCTTTTCGGTGCAGGCTTTTTTGTGTCCGGGAATGGGGAGGGCGAAAAATCCCGCTGTTGAAGACGGGGCGCCCGTAGCTTATCTTTTCTTTCAATAATGAAAACGTCTGATCTGCGGCGAATCCCGTTCCTTATTTTACATTTCTTATTGATTATTTTGCATTTTACATTTCTTTAGTATTTTGCAGACACATGAATTTTAGCAAACACACTTTTCTTTATTTTCCTGTAGCCGCTGACGCCAGTGATAGCGCCCACAAGATCGTTATTCTCACAGCACCATCGGGGGCAGGCAAAACCTCCATTACCCGTTACCTGCTGCAGCAGCTCCCGCAGTTGGCCTTTTCAATTTCCGCAGCCACAAGGCCCATGCGGGCGGGGGAAACCAATGGTGCCGATTATTATTTCATGAGCCCGGAAGCCTTTCAGGAAAAAATAAAAAATAATGAGTTTGTTGAGTGGGAGATGGTGTATGAAGGCAAATATTACGGTACGTTGAAAAGCGAGCTGAGCCGGCTGTGGAAATTGCATCGGTGCCCCTTGCTGGATATTGACGTAAAAGGGGCCATTCATGTGCAACAACAATACCCCGGGCAAAGCCTTTCCATATTCATAGAACCGCCTTCTGTAAAGGAGTTGCGTCGCAGGCTGATCTCAAGAGGCAGTGAAAGCGAAGATTCGCTGCAAACCCGGCTGAACAAGGCCGAATATGAGCTTTCCTTTATGAGCCATTTTAATAAAGTAGTGGTGAACGATGATTTTGAAGAGGCTTGTGCGGAAACGGAGTCGATTGTAAAGAAATTCCTGGAAATCTGATGGGGAACAAAAATATAAAATAGCAGTTTTACATATCTTTATCTTATGGAATGGCAGTTAATCATATGGATTGCTTCGTTATTATTCATGATCTTCTTTGCAGGCGTGGAGATGGCTTTTTTCAGCGCCAGCCGGTTAAGTATTGAATTAAAACGGAAGCAGGGTAGTTTAACAGGGCGCCTCGTAGGCAAATTTGTGGATACCCCGGCTATTTTCTGGGGCACATCGGTTATTGGCTATATTACGGCGCTAACCATTTTTGTGCTGCAAACCAGCGAAGTATTGATCCCTTTCTGGGTACGGATCGGGATCGATTCCCGTTTCTGGCAGATCGTTTTTGAGATCGTTTTTAACACGCTGATTGTTCTCATCTTCGTGGAATTCATACCCAGGGCTGTTTTCAGGGCCAACAGCACTTCTTTGCTCAGTTCACTGGCGGTTATTATCAATTTTTTTATGTGGCTGCTGTACCCGATCACGGCGGCCCTGTTCCGCCTGTCCAATTGGATCCTGAAATATGTGTTCAATGTGCGGCTCGATAAAAACAAATCACCCTTTGCCCGCAATGACCTGCAATTTATGTTCCGGGACAGCAGGCAAACCCAACGGGAAGAAACCAGCACGCATCTTTTGGAGAATGCACAGGAATTGGCCAATATAAAGATCCGGCAAAGCATGGTGCCGCGCAAAGAGATCGTGGCTATTGAAATTAACAGTCCGGTAGAGGCACTTGCGGAAAAATTTATCGACACCAAGCGCAGCCGCATCATTGTTTACGAGTCAAATATCGACAATATCCTGGGCTTTGTGCATGAGCTGGATCTGTTTAAGAAGCCGGCAGACATTGATTCGATATTGATCCCTATTATTGCCGTGCCCGAAAGTATGACGGCGGTGGGGCTTATTAATAAATTCAGCAAGGAATCAAAAAGCATTGCCTGGGTGGTGGATGAATTTGGCGGAACAGCGGGTGTTATTACCATGGAAGACCTGCTGGAAGAGCTTTTCGGGGAGATCTGGGATGAGTACGACACCCAGCTTTTTGTAGAAAAACGGATCTCGGAAGATGAGTATATCTTTTCAGGTCGTTTGGAGCTGGATTATATTGAAAAAAAATACGGATTTTATTTTATCAACGTAGGGGAATCGGAGACCCTTTCGGGGTATATCATTAATTTTTATGAAACCATCCCGGCACAGAAGGAACGGATTATAATCGGTGATTTTGAATTTGATATTCTGGCTGTTAGCGACACACGGATTGAGATGGTAAAAATGAAAAAACTAAAATAGCCTGAACAAAAGCCATGATATTGTGTTTTTTATCTGCATCTTTGTCCTCATTTTTATAAACAATGGCTTTACTGGATTTTTTAAAGAAAAGGAGTAGTGGTAGTGAGGAGGAAATGTCTTTTATTGATCACCTGGAAGTTTTAAGGTGGCATTTGATCCGCTCTATTATTGCAATTCTGATTTGCGCTATCGTGATTTTCATTTTTATTAATGATATTGTTGATCGCATCATTATGGCGCCCACCAAGCCGGATTTTATAGCGGCAAAATGGTTTTGCTGGCTGGGGCAAAAACTGCATGTGGCTTCGCTTTGCTTAAATGCGGCTGATGTCAAATTTCAGGAAACGGCCATGACGGCGCAGTTTATTTCCTCGTTTACCATCGCCTTTGTGGGGGGCTTCATTGTAGCCTTCCCCTATGTATTTTGGGAGCTATGGAAGTTCGTACGCCCGGCGCTGTCGGAAAAGGAAAGAAGGCAAACATCGGGGATCATTTTCTGGGTGGCGATCCTGTTTTTTATAGGGGTGGTTTTCGGGTACCTGATCCTGACCCCATTCATGGTCAATTTTTATTTCAATTACAAGCTGAGCCCCGAGATCGTGATCATACCCTTGTTCTCTGACTACCTCGAGAATCTTATTTATACAACAGTAGGTATAGGACTGCTATTCCAGATGCCTTTACTGGTGTTGCTGCTGGCGAAGATCGGGATTGTAACGGCACAATTCCTGCGCAAATACAGGCGGCACGCCTTTGTTGTTATTATTACGGCGGCAGCAATTATTACGCCATCCACCGACCCGTTCAGTTTAACCATCGTAACCATTCCGCTCTATTTATTATATGAAGCAAGTATTTCTGTAGCCGCCAAAGTACAAAAGCAGGACGCTGAAAAAGAGAACGAGGAATGGAGCTAGCAAAATTGTAAAATCATGGATACACATTTTGACCTCAAAAAACCGATAGCCATAGGTGCGGATCATGCAGGATTTGAATATAAGCAACTGCTGATCTCTTTCATGGAAGGCAAGGGACTATTGTTTCAGGATTTTGGTACGGATACCACCGATTCAGTAGATTACCCGGACTTTGCACATCCTGTAGCTACCGCCGTTGAAGGCGGGACATTCGCTTTTGGAATCCTTCTTTGCGGCAGCGCCAATGGCGTGGCCATTACGGCGAATAAACACCAGGGCATCCGGGCGGCTATTTGCTGGGATAAAGAGATCGCGGAATTGGCCCGTAAGCACAATAACGCCAATATCCTTTGTATACCCGCACGGTTTGTTACCGAACCGGTTGCGGAAGAGCTGGTGGAAACCTTTATTGCCACTGATTTTGAAGGCGGACGACATGAAGGCCGGGTGTCTAAAATAAGCTGCTGATCTGTTAAAAATTACTGCTTGCCGCATTTGTTGCGGAGAAAAATTGTATAATAGAAAACATATGATAAAACAATCTTTTTTTGCCGCCGCATTGTTTACGGGCCTGATTGCGGGTGCACAAAAAATGGCGGACCCGTCTGCTTTTGCAAAAGGCATTACTCCTGAAGTATTAAAAAAACATTTGTCTGTAATTGCAAGCGCGGCAATGGAAGGGCGTAATACACCTTCGCCGGGGTTGGAACGGGCTGCAGACTATATCACCGCGCAATTCAAAGGGCAGGGGCTGACCGCGGGCAACCAAGGCAGTTACCGGCAAACCTATCAACTGACAAAAGACTCACTGGCAAAACTGGAGCTGAAAATAGGCGACAACAGCTTTAACGCTGATGAGGTGGCGCCCCTGTTTACGAATGGAGAAAGCGTTCATTTGAAATTTGACAACTATGCATTTACGGGTTACGGCATTGTAGATAAAGGCCGGGATGATTATGCGGGTATTGATGTAAAAGGCAAACTGGTAGTGGTTTTTGCCGGAGCGCCCAAAGGGTTCACTCCCTCGCAGGAAGGACGCATGGCTTCCACTGCCTTGATGGTAAAAATAGGCAATGCTTTAAAAAAGGGCGCTGCAGCAGTTTTGGTAGCTGTTGACGCCATTCCGCCCCGGTTTAAAAGCAAGGTTAGCTACCGTCCGTCCTGGGTAAAAAAGAGCGCAACGGCACAACCTCCCGTATTTTTTATCGGGAAGAATGTAGTGGAAAAAACCAGCGGATATTCTTTTGAAGATGTTACCGCTGCGTTAGACAATGGCCAGGCGCCGCCGGAAGTAAAAAATGCTGTCATGACCCTGGACTATGAGGTGCAAAAGAATGTAGCTACTGCATCGAATGTTTTGGGGGTTATTGAAGGGACCGATAAGAAGAATGAATATCTTTTTATTACAGCGCATTATGATCATCTGGGTAAGGATGCTGCGGGCAATATTTTTTATGGAGCGGACGATGATGGCTCGGGAACCGTTAGTGTTTTAACGATGGCAGAGGCCTTTGCCCGGGCAAAAAAAGCAGGTAAGGGGCCCAGGCGGACTCTTGTTTTCATGACAGTAAGCGGAGAAGAAAAAGGGTTGTGGGGATCTGAATATTATTCTGAAAATCCCATTTATCCTTTAGACAAAACAACTGCTGATCTGAACATTGATATGATCGGACGCGTTGACACGGAAAGAAAATCGGCCGACACGCTCAATTACATTTATGTGATCGGGCATGATAAATTAAGCACCGATCTGCCCGTGATCAATGAAGCCATGAATAATAAATATACAAAGCTGACGCTGGATTATAAATTTGACGATCCTGCAGATCCTGAGCGCATTTATTACCGGAGCGACCATTTTAACTTTGCCCGGAAAGGAGTGCCGATCCTGTTTTTTTACGATGGTATGTTAAAGGCTGATTATCATAAAATTACAGACACCGTGGACAAAATAAATTTCCCCTTAATGGCAAAAAGAGCGCAAATGATCTTTTACACCGCCTGGGAAATGGCTAACCGCGACGATATGCTCAAGCGCGATTTAAAATTGCCGGAAACAGCACGATAAGGAATAAAAAAAGAGCGATTTAATCGCTCTTTTTTTATATAAGGTTCTTTTTTTGATTACCAACCCAGAATCCATGCGAACATCAGTGGAGCTACTATGGTAGCATCGCTTTCCACGATGAATTTTGGGGTATCAATATCCAGTTTTCCCCAGGTGATCTTTTCATTGGGAACAGCGCCGGAATAAGATCCGTAGGAAGTTGTGCTGTCGCTGATCTGGCAGAAATAGCTCCAGAACGGAACATCATGCCATTCCAGGTCCTGGTACATCATAGGTACTACGCAAATTGGGAAATCCCCTGCAATGCCTCCGGCAATCTGGAAGAAACCCACCCCTTTGCCACCGCTGTTATTGCGGTACCAGTCGGCCAGCCAGGTCATATATTCGATCCCGCTTTTAACTGTGCTGGCTTTTAATTCATTCTTTATCACATAACTGGCAAAAATATTCCCGGTAGTACTGTCTTCCCATCCCGGAACTACGATCGGGATATTTTTTTGGGCGGCAGCAACAATCCAACTGTCTTTCGGATCAATTTCATAATATTGTTCCAGGTCGCCGCTTAAAACCGTTTTATATAAAAACTCGTGCGGGAAATACCGTTCGCCTTTTGCTTCAGCGTCTTTCCATTGCTGGTACAGATGTTTTTGCAGGCGGCGAAAAGCCTCTTCTTCCGGAATGCACGTATCGGTTACCCGGTTATAATGATTTTCCAGCAGGTCCCATTCCTCTTTGGGCGTCAGATCGCGGTAATTAGGCACGCGTTTATAATGGGAGTGGGCTACCAGGTTCATTACATCTTCTTCCAGGTTAGCGCCCGTGCAGGAAATGATCTGCACTTTATCCTGCCGGATCATTTCGGCGAGAGAGATGCCCAGTTCGGCGGTGCTCATGGCGCCCGCAAGAGTGATCATCATTTTACCCCCCGCGTTCATGTGGGCTTCATATCCTTTGGCTGCGTCCATTAATGCCGCAGCGTTAAAATGTCTGTAATGGTGTTCAATAAACTGAGAAACAGGTCCTTTTGTCATGATAATATTTTAACAGTATCGAACAAAAATATGCACTATTATTGACTTCCGGGGTAAATTAGATTATGAAATCGATATTATTACTGATCGTTCTGGTGATGCAGGGCTTGTTTATAAAAGCGCAGGATATAAAAGGTTTATGGTTTGCTGAGACGCAGACAGACAAAGGCGTTTTTAAGGTTTTTATAGAACTGTCAAAATACCAGGGCGCTTACCAGTGTTTTTTCAGAACGAATATTTTTGATGACAAAATACTGAAAGCAGTTAGTGTCAGCTTTAAAAATAACCGGCTTTATATCGGTGGTGAAAAGGAAGACGGACTTTTCAGGGGAAGTTATATCAATGATTCGCTTATTAAAGGAACTATCCGGTTTAAAAAAAGCTATCCAGCCCGGTTGGTGCGGGTGGCTAAGGCTCCCAATCTGTCCAAGCCGCAGACACCGCTTCCTCCATTCCCTTACGTAAGTATGCTGGTGAGTTACCCCAATGCAGCAGCCGGTATTAAATTAACGGGGATTTTAACCCTTCCGCCTGATACAGCAAAAAAGCACCCGGCAGTGATCCTGTTGACCGGCAGTGAAAAGGATGATAAAAATTACTCATACGGCGGCCATCGGCCTTTTGCAGTGCTGGCGGATTATTTTACCAAACAGGGAATAGCGGTGCTGCGGTTTAACGACAGGGGTGTGAACGGATCGACCGGCAGATTTGAGAATACAACATTAAAAGATCTGGCGAGCGATGCAAAGGCTGCCATTAATTTTTTGGCTGCTCAAAAAGCAATAGATACTTCCAGGATCGGTCTTATTGGTCATAGTGAAGGCGGAATGGTTGCCGAGTTGCTGGGCGCTGAGGATAACAGGGTGAAGTTTATCGTATCTCTGGCTGCACCTACACAGCCTTTTAAAAAAATAATGTACGATCAGGTTCATGATATAGTAGCAAACGTCAAAGCTACCGCCGAGGTAAAAGATAAGGTTTCGGGGTTTTACACCAAAGCGCTCAATTTATATTATGCTAATGATGATACGGCGGTCTTTCATAAAAAATATACTGCCCTGGTCGCACAATCGCTTCCCGGGAATATCAGAAAGATGAAAGTTCTCAATGATTATTACGCGAAGCTTGTTAGTAATCGCATAAAGTTTCTAAAAAGGTATGATCCGGGTATTACGTTGCAGCAGTTGAAGGTACCCGTGCTGGGCTTGTTTTGCGAAAAAGACCTGTTGGTTAACGGGCCCATAAATAAAAAAGTATTCGATGAGCACGTAAATAAAAAAATTGCCAATAATAAGTCAGTGCTGCTTACCGGGTTAAACCATAATTTTCAACATTGCAAGCTGTGTGATGCAGAAGAACCGTTGTTTTTGGAAGAAACCTTTTCTTTGGATGCGCTTCAGCAGATGCGTGACTGGATAAAAACGGTGCTGAAATGACAATATATCTTTCGGATATCTTTACTCGGGGTTATTTTATAACTTGCTGATATGACAAATAAAAATTATCAAATGCCGCCACGCACTGCTATAGAAGTATATGAAATGCTTCCGGAAGGGACGTTGGCGGAAGTAATTAATAATGTGCTCTATATGTCACCCGCGCCAACCTTTGAACACCAACAGATATTAGGTAAACTATTCACCTTTTTGAATGTCTACATAACGGAAAATGATTTGGGGGAATGTGTCTTTTCCCCCGTAGATGTCTATCTCGGTTATAATAATGTGGTACAGCCGGATATCTTTTTATTGCCAAAAAAAACCTTTCTATGGTCAAAGACGGCAGGGTAAAAGGCGCGCCAGACCTGGTAGTGGAAGTGCTGTTCGGCAACAAAAAGCACGATCTGCAGGTAAAAAAACACCTGTATGAAACCTTTGGAGTAAAAGAATATTTTATCATTAATCCGGCTGATAAAGAAGTGATCACTTACTATTCAGACGGGAAAAAATTTATTTTGCAGGACTCTAAAAAGGCAAAACTTAAATCAAAACTGCTGCATAAAACGATCTCTTTCTGATTCTTTGGACTATTGCTCGCTAACATTGGTATTAAATGTACCTTTACGTGTTCAACAAATAGTGAATAGTGCCTGATAAGATCCTGTTATTACCCGATAATATTGCTAACCAGATCGCAGCCGGCGAGGTCATCCAGCGACCTGCCAGCGCGGTAAAAGAATTGCTGGAAAATGCCGTAGACGCGGGCGCTACCTCCATCCAATTAATTGTAACAGACGCAGGCAAAACATTATTGCAGGTGATTGATAATGGTAGTGGCATGAGTGAAACCGATGCCCGGATGTGCTTTGAACGGCACGCCACTTCCAAGATCCGCAATATCGATGATTTGTTTCATGTGCGTACCATGGGTTTTCGCGGAGAGGCACTGGCTTCTATTGCCGCCGTGGCACAGGTGGAACTAAAAACAAAACGGCCGGAGGACGAAACGGGTACTTTTATTGAAGTGGCTAACAGTGTGGTGGTACGACAAGAGCCTGTTGCCACGCCCAACGGTACCAGCATCGCCATGAAAAACCTGTTTTTTAATGTTCCGGCACGCCGTAATTTCCTGAAAAGCAATGCTGCCGAAATGCGGCATATCGTAGATGAGTTTACACGGGTAACCATGGCCTATCCGCATATTAAATTCACGCTTACCAGTAACGGGCAGCAACTGATGCACCTGGAGCCCGGAAGCCTGACGGCAGCGCAGGCCGGCCTCAAGCAACGCATCGTGCAATTATTAGGCAATAACTATAATGCTAAAATGGTTGCGGTTACGGATAATACGGCATACATGAATATCCATGGTTTTACAGGTAAGCCCGAAACGGCAAAAAAGACCAGAGGCGACCAATACTTTTTCGTGAACAACCGGTTTATTAGAAGCGCCTACCTGAACCATGCTGTGATGAACGCTTACCAGGAACTGATCCCTTCAGATAGTTTTCCGATGTATGTTTTATTTATCGACCTGGATCCCACTCAAGTGGATGTAAATGTGCATCCGACCAAACAGGAAATAAAATTTGAAGATGAGAAGATCGTATATGCTTTTGTGCAGGCTGCGATAAAACATGCTTTGGCACAGTTCAGCATTACCCCCACCCTTGATTTTGATCTGGATGCGTCTATTCAACAGTTGCCTTCTGTAAGTCAACCTTTTACGACGGAAAAAAAAGAACAGATCTCAGGAGGTTCCTTATACAAAGGGTTTACGCAGAAAAACCAGGCGCATTTTATTGAGAAGCCATCAGCAGGGGAATTAAAAAGCTGGAAAGAATTTTATGAGCCTGTTAAGCAGGAAGAAGCTGTGTTCGACTATGAAAAGAGCGAACAGCAATACCTGGCAATCCAAAAAAAGAAAAGTGCTATAGAAGTAGATGATGATACTCACCTGGAACAGGTATTGAATTCCTATATCATCATGCCGGTTGAGCGCAGTTTTTTATTGATCGATCAGCAGGCGGCGCACGAGCGGGTGCTGTATAACCAGATGAAACAGGCTGCCGCCGGCACCCCTGTTGTAGTGCAGCAATCGATGTTCCCGGTTACGCTGGAATTGACGCCAACCGATACAGTTTTACTAAACGAACTATTACCAGATCTTTTGCTGCTGGGCTACCAGATCGAACCTTTTGGGAACAACAGTTTTGTGGTACAGGGAACCCCCGCTGACCTGGACGATACCGATCCCAAGCATCTGATCGATTTTACCCTGGAACAATACAAACATTTTAACAGCGATATCCGGGTTTCCAACAGGGAAAAACTGATCCGCTCCCTGGCGCGGCAGCGGGCGGTTAAAAAAGGCACAAGATTAACCGAGCGCGAATTACGAGGGCTGGTTACCGACCTGTTCCAGTGCGAACCCTATAATACCTCCCCAGATGGAAATCCCACCTATCTTGAATTTAAACAAGAGCAGATTGAGAAGATGTTCGGGCGTTAGGCGACGCAAGACCAATAAGGTTTCCAAAACCTTATAGGCCTAAAAAAACCTCCCGAAAAATCGGGAGGCCTCTATAACCAAATTTAAAACACATCTCAGATTTTTACACCAAGCGTCAGCACAACTCTTGAGCCATTCGACTTAATATTTGCCGGATCAAAGCTGTTCCTGTTTTCAAGGCGGTAGGGATAGTACACATCTGTTTTAGCAGTGTACACATAGCCCAGATCAATAAAGAAACCGTGGTTACGATAACCCAGGCCCGCGGTACCCTGGTAAACGTTTCCTTTTTCACCTGCAAGATCTTTATAAGGATTGCCATAATAAGCGCCGCCCACACGGGCCATAAAAGTGTTGAATTTTAATTCGGCGCCCAGCCGCGCATTTACGGCTCCTTTATATGCATTGCCAATTGCCGTATTCAGCCCATCGAAATAGGAAACATCGGAAGAGCCGTTATTGCTGGATACGGTCCGGAACCGGGACGACATATAATTTACGTACTCAACATCGGCAGTAACCAGCCCCTTTTGGCTGCTTACATTATTCAGGTTTCCA
Proteins encoded in this region:
- a CDS encoding peptidylprolyl isomerase — its product is MNKGLKSFLTALSLLFTFIATAQGQAHKAVADRIIGVVGDRIILQSDIQSAVADAARNGEKLPENAPCIIMEHALLQKILALQAERDSLPLTDEDVEAQMDMRVRGWISQFGSQSALEEVAGKTVYQLKDDQRPFIKEQMLSDKMRSKVVNDVHITPTEVKAYFDKIPKDSLPFLESELEVGQIVLLPSASKDVEDYIYNEMLGYKKQIESGAVTFDALAKRVSEDRVTAERGGAIEVNRSDKSTWDPVFLSTAFRLKTGEISVPVKSNRFGYFLIQQVSRRGDIAKLKMILRIPPVTDNELAVARKKLDSVRAEVDEKKISFKDAAYKYSDDENVKNYGPFILNKDGSTYVTIDALDKDMVTTIKDMKVGDISKPVTFTNDQGKKGVRLVYLKSKTAPHRLNLVDDYSKISDLALEQKKGEVLDKWLTKKIPTFYILVDKQATQECPNLSKYETSDKGF
- the gmk gene encoding guanylate kinase, with the translated sequence MNFSKHTFLYFPVAADASDSAHKIVILTAPSGAGKTSITRYLLQQLPQLAFSISAATRPMRAGETNGADYYFMSPEAFQEKIKNNEFVEWEMVYEGKYYGTLKSELSRLWKLHRCPLLDIDVKGAIHVQQQYPGQSLSIFIEPPSVKELRRRLISRGSESEDSLQTRLNKAEYELSFMSHFNKVVVNDDFEEACAETESIVKKFLEI
- a CDS encoding hemolysin family protein, which encodes MEWQLIIWIASLLFMIFFAGVEMAFFSASRLSIELKRKQGSLTGRLVGKFVDTPAIFWGTSVIGYITALTIFVLQTSEVLIPFWVRIGIDSRFWQIVFEIVFNTLIVLIFVEFIPRAVFRANSTSLLSSLAVIINFFMWLLYPITAALFRLSNWILKYVFNVRLDKNKSPFARNDLQFMFRDSRQTQREETSTHLLENAQELANIKIRQSMVPRKEIVAIEINSPVEALAEKFIDTKRSRIIVYESNIDNILGFVHELDLFKKPADIDSILIPIIAVPESMTAVGLINKFSKESKSIAWVVDEFGGTAGVITMEDLLEELFGEIWDEYDTQLFVEKRISEDEYIFSGRLELDYIEKKYGFYFINVGESETLSGYIINFYETIPAQKERIIIGDFEFDILAVSDTRIEMVKMKKLK
- the tatC gene encoding twin-arginine translocase subunit TatC, whose amino-acid sequence is MALLDFLKKRSSGSEEEMSFIDHLEVLRWHLIRSIIAILICAIVIFIFINDIVDRIIMAPTKPDFIAAKWFCWLGQKLHVASLCLNAADVKFQETAMTAQFISSFTIAFVGGFIVAFPYVFWELWKFVRPALSEKERRQTSGIIFWVAILFFIGVVFGYLILTPFMVNFYFNYKLSPEIVIIPLFSDYLENLIYTTVGIGLLFQMPLLVLLLAKIGIVTAQFLRKYRRHAFVVIITAAAIITPSTDPFSLTIVTIPLYLLYEASISVAAKVQKQDAEKENEEWS
- the rpiB gene encoding ribose 5-phosphate isomerase B; its protein translation is MDTHFDLKKPIAIGADHAGFEYKQLLISFMEGKGLLFQDFGTDTTDSVDYPDFAHPVATAVEGGTFAFGILLCGSANGVAITANKHQGIRAAICWDKEIAELARKHNNANILCIPARFVTEPVAEELVETFIATDFEGGRHEGRVSKISC
- a CDS encoding M28 family peptidase; translated protein: MIKQSFFAAALFTGLIAGAQKMADPSAFAKGITPEVLKKHLSVIASAAMEGRNTPSPGLERAADYITAQFKGQGLTAGNQGSYRQTYQLTKDSLAKLELKIGDNSFNADEVAPLFTNGESVHLKFDNYAFTGYGIVDKGRDDYAGIDVKGKLVVVFAGAPKGFTPSQEGRMASTALMVKIGNALKKGAAAVLVAVDAIPPRFKSKVSYRPSWVKKSATAQPPVFFIGKNVVEKTSGYSFEDVTAALDNGQAPPEVKNAVMTLDYEVQKNVATASNVLGVIEGTDKKNEYLFITAHYDHLGKDAAGNIFYGADDDGSGTVSVLTMAEAFARAKKAGKGPRRTLVFMTVSGEEKGLWGSEYYSENPIYPLDKTTADLNIDMIGRVDTERKSADTLNYIYVIGHDKLSTDLPVINEAMNNKYTKLTLDYKFDDPADPERIYYRSDHFNFARKGVPILFFYDGMLKADYHKITDTVDKINFPLMAKRAQMIFYTAWEMANRDDMLKRDLKLPETAR
- a CDS encoding deoxyhypusine synthase family protein — encoded protein: MTKGPVSQFIEHHYRHFNAAALMDAAKGYEAHMNAGGKMMITLAGAMSTAELGISLAEMIRQDKVQIISCTGANLEEDVMNLVAHSHYKRVPNYRDLTPKEEWDLLENHYNRVTDTCIPEEEAFRRLQKHLYQQWKDAEAKGERYFPHEFLYKTVLSGDLEQYYEIDPKDSWIVAAAQKNIPIVVPGWEDSTTGNIFASYVIKNELKASTVKSGIEYMTWLADWYRNNSGGKGVGFFQIAGGIAGDFPICVVPMMYQDLEWHDVPFWSYFCQISDSTTSYGSYSGAVPNEKITWGKLDIDTPKFIVESDATIVAPLMFAWILGW
- a CDS encoding alpha/beta hydrolase family protein is translated as MKSILLLIVLVMQGLFIKAQDIKGLWFAETQTDKGVFKVFIELSKYQGAYQCFFRTNIFDDKILKAVSVSFKNNRLYIGGEKEDGLFRGSYINDSLIKGTIRFKKSYPARLVRVAKAPNLSKPQTPLPPFPYVSMLVSYPNAAAGIKLTGILTLPPDTAKKHPAVILLTGSEKDDKNYSYGGHRPFAVLADYFTKQGIAVLRFNDRGVNGSTGRFENTTLKDLASDAKAAINFLAAQKAIDTSRIGLIGHSEGGMVAELLGAEDNRVKFIVSLAAPTQPFKKIMYDQVHDIVANVKATAEVKDKVSGFYTKALNLYYANDDTAVFHKKYTALVAQSLPGNIRKMKVLNDYYAKLVSNRIKFLKRYDPGITLQQLKVPVLGLFCEKDLLVNGPINKKVFDEHVNKKIANNKSVLLTGLNHNFQHCKLCDAEEPLFLEETFSLDALQQMRDWIKTVLK
- a CDS encoding Uma2 family endonuclease, which translates into the protein MTNKNYQMPPRTAIEVYEMLPEGTLAEVINNVLYMSPAPTFEHQQILGKLFTFLNVYITENDLGECVFSPVDVYLGYNNVVQPDIFLLPKKTFLWSKTAG
- a CDS encoding Uma2 family endonuclease; its protein translation is MVKDGRVKGAPDLVVEVLFGNKKHDLQVKKHLYETFGVKEYFIINPADKEVITYYSDGKKFILQDSKKAKLKSKLLHKTISF
- the mutL gene encoding DNA mismatch repair endonuclease MutL, whose amino-acid sequence is MPDKILLLPDNIANQIAAGEVIQRPASAVKELLENAVDAGATSIQLIVTDAGKTLLQVIDNGSGMSETDARMCFERHATSKIRNIDDLFHVRTMGFRGEALASIAAVAQVELKTKRPEDETGTFIEVANSVVVRQEPVATPNGTSIAMKNLFFNVPARRNFLKSNAAEMRHIVDEFTRVTMAYPHIKFTLTSNGQQLMHLEPGSLTAAQAGLKQRIVQLLGNNYNAKMVAVTDNTAYMNIHGFTGKPETAKKTRGDQYFFVNNRFIRSAYLNHAVMNAYQELIPSDSFPMYVLFIDLDPTQVDVNVHPTKQEIKFEDEKIVYAFVQAAIKHALAQFSITPTLDFDLDASIQQLPSVSQPFTTEKKEQISGGSLYKGFTQKNQAHFIEKPSAGELKSWKEFYEPVKQEEAVFDYEKSEQQYLAIQKKKSAIEVDDDTHLEQVLNSYIIMPVERSFLLIDQQAAHERVLYNQMKQAAAGTPVVVQQSMFPVTLELTPTDTVLLNELLPDLLLLGYQIEPFGNNSFVVQGTPADLDDTDPKHLIDFTLEQYKHFNSDIRVSNREKLIRSLARQRAVKKGTRLTERELRGLVTDLFQCEPYNTSPDGNPTYLEFKQEQIEKMFGR